The proteins below are encoded in one region of Chroicocephalus ridibundus chromosome 9, bChrRid1.1, whole genome shotgun sequence:
- the NXT2 gene encoding NTF2-related export protein 2: MDFKTYVDQACRAADEFVNIYYETMDKRRRALTRLYLDKATLVWNGNAVSGQEELIKFFEMLPSSEFQVNVLDCQPVHEQATQGQTTVLVVTSGTVKFDGDKQRYFNQNFLLTAQATPTNTVWKIASDCFRFQDWAS; this comes from the exons GATTTCAAAACCTACGTGGATCAAGCTTGTAGAGCTGCAGATGAATTTGTCAACATTTATTATGAGACAATGGATAAAAGAAGAAGG GCTTTAACAAGACTTTATTTGGACAAGGCAACTTTGGTTTGGAATGGTAATGCGGTGTCCGGCCAAGAAGAACTGATTAAATTTTTCGAAATGTTGCCGTCTAGTGAATTCCAGGTTAATGTGTTGGACTGCCAGCCTGTTCATG agcaagcTACTCAAGGCCAGACGACAGTCCTCGTGGTGACAAGTGGGACGGTAAAATTTGATGGCGACAAGCAGCGCTACTTCAATCAGAACTTCTTGCTGACAGCACAAGCCACACCTACCAACACAGTGTGGAAGATCGCCAGTGACTGTTTCCGCTTTCAGGACTGGGCCAGTTAG
- the KCNE5 gene encoding potassium voltage-gated channel subfamily E regulatory beta subunit 5: MNCSDPALGLGAGPGAGRLRALLGALLRELRGAGGNGSAAGAGPGAGGDGSLYILLIMIFYGCLAGGLILAYTRSRKLESKHDPYHLYIERDWGRGGPGQAAEEGGPAEGQRLL, encoded by the coding sequence ATGAACTGCAGCGACCcggcgctggggctgggagcgggcccgggagcggggcggctgcgggcgcTGCTCGGAGCGCTGCTGCGGGAGCTCCGCGGCGCCGGCGGCAACGGcagcgcggccggggccggccccggcgcggggggcgACGGCTCGCTGTACATCCTGCTCATCATGATCTTCTACGGGTGCCTGGCCGGGGGGCTCATCCTGGCCTACACCCGCTCGCGGAAGCTGGAGTCCAAGCACGACCCCTACCACCTCTACATCGAGCGGGACtggggccgcggcgggccggggcaggcggccgAGGAGGGCGGCCCCGCCGAGGGACAGCGGCTGCTGtga
- the ACSL4 gene encoding long-chain-fatty-acid--CoA ligase 4 isoform X1 has protein sequence MKLRLEGWAILLLPVYLLISVYSMLVFIPWYFLTNAKKKKAMAKRLKAKPTSDKPGSPYRSVTHLDSLAHINIPGADTLDKLFDHALAKFGKKDCLGTREILSEENEMQPNGKVFKKLILGAYRWLSYEEVNEKVNRLGSGLTALGLTPKSTVVIFCETRAEWMIAALTCFKYNFPLVTLYATLGEEAVTYGLNECGASYLVTSVELLESKLKAALPQVSCLKHIIYVDKKTINKSEYPENVEIHSMQAVEELGAKPENSSILPSRPVPTDLALVMYTSGSTGRPKGVMMMHKNLIAGMTGQCERIPGLGPKDTYIGYLPLAHVLELTAEISCITYGCRIGYSSPLTLSDQSSKIKKGSKGDCTVLKPTLVAAVPEIMDRIYKNVMSKVQEMNYVQRTLFKIGYDYKLEQIKRGYDAPLCNVLLFKKVKALLGGNVRMMLSGGAPLSPQTQRFMNICFCCPVGQGYGLTETCGAGTITEASDYSTGRVGAPLICCEIKLRDWQEGGYTNKDKPNPRGEIIIGGPNVSMGYFKNEEKTTEEFYVDENGQKWFCTGDIGEFHPDGCLQIIDRKKDLVKLQAGEYVSLGKVEAALKNCPLIDNICAYAKSDQSYVISFVVPNQKKLTALAEQKGISGTWVDICNNPTIEAEILREIKEVANKMKLERFEIPIKVRLSPEPWTPETGLVTDAFKLKRKELKNHYLNDIERMYGGK, from the exons ATGAAACTTAGACTAGAAGGATGGGCCATTCTCTTGCTGCCTGTGTACTTGTTAATATCTGTGTACAGTATGCTTGTATTTATTCCATGGTATTTTCTTACCAATGCTAAGAAGAAAAAGGCTATGGCAAAACGTTTAAAAGCTAAACCCACCTCGGACAAACCTGGAAGCCCCTACCGTTCCGTCACTCATCTTGACTCTCTAGCACACATAAACATTCCTGGAGCGGACACGTTGGACAAGCTGTTTGACCATGCTTTAGCAAAGTTTGGGAAGAAGGACTGTCTTGGAACCAGAGAAATACTgagtgaagaaaatgaaatgcaaccAAATGGAAAAGTGTTCAAAAAG TTAATTTTAGGAGCTTACAGATGGTTGTCCTATGAAGAAGTAAATGAGAAAGTGAATCGCTTGGGGAGTGGACTGACTGCCCTGGGACTAACCCCAAAGAGCACCGTCGTCATATTCTGTGAGACCCGAGCAGAATGGATGATTGCAGCTCTCACTTGCTTCAAGTACAACTTTCCTC TTGTTACGTTGTACGCCACCCTGGGTGAAGAGGCAGTAACCTATGGTCTCAATGAGTGTGGAGCATCGTATCTGGTCACTAGTGTAGAACTTCTCGAGAGCAAACTTAAG GCTGCATTGCCACAAGTTTCCTGTCTTAAACACATCATTTATGTGGACAAGAAGACTATCAATAAATCAGAATACCCTGAAAATGTGGAGATTCACAGCATGCAGGCAGTAGAAGAGCTGGGAGCCAAACCAGAAAACT CAAGCATTCTGCCAAGCAGACCTGTTCCTACAGACTTGGCTTTAGTGATGTACACCAGTGGCTCTACTGGGAGACCTAAAGGAGTGATGATGATGCATAAAAACTTAATAGCTGGAATGACGGGACAGTGTGAGAGAATACCTGGACTGGG ACCCAAGGATACTTACATCGGTTATTTGCCTCTGGCCCATGTACTGGAATTGACAGCAGAAATCTCTTGCATCACGTACGGCTGCAGGATTGGCTACTCCTCTCCACTCACACTGTCCGACcag TCAAGTAAAATTAAGAAGGGAAGCAAAGGAGACTGTACTGTACTTAAGCCTACACTGGTGGCAGCTGTGCCT GAAATAATGGACAGAATTTACAAAAACGTCATGAGTAAAGTTCAAGAGATGAACTATGTTCAGAGAACTCTGTTCAAGATAGGCTATGACTACAAATTGGAACAAATCAAGAGGGGATACGATGCACCTCTGTGTAACGT ACTATTGTTTAAAAAAGTAAAGGCACTACTGGGAGGGAATGTCCGTATGATGCTTTCTGGAGGGGCACCACTCTCGCCTCAAACACAAAGATTCATGAACATCTGTTTTTGCTGTCCTGTTGGTCAAGGCTATGGACTAACAGAAACATGTGGAGCTGGAACAATTACAGAAG CATCCGATTACAGCACTGGCAGAGTTGGAGCTCCTCTTATTTGTTGTGAAATAAAACTGAGAGACTGGCAAGAAG ggGGCTATACTAATAAAGACAAGCCTAATCCTAGAGGAGAAATTATAATTGGTGGACCTAATGTCTCAATGGGATATTTTAAAAACGAAGAGAAGACAACGGAAGAGTTCTACGTTGATGAGAATGGTCAGAAATGGTTCTGTACAGGAGATATAGGGGAATTTCATCCGGATGGGTGCCTGCAGATCATAG ATCGCAAGAAAGACTTGGTAAAGCTCCAAGCAGGAGAATACGTATCTCTGGGCAAAGTAGAGGCAGCACTGAAGAACTGTCCATTGATTGACAATATCTGTGCTTACGCCAAAAG TGACCAGTCTTACGTGATCAGTTTCGTGGTTCCTAATCAGAAGAAGCTGACAGCATTAGCTGAGCAGAAAGGCATCAGTGGAACCTGGGTAGATATTTGTAACAATCCTACAATCGAAGCTGAAATACTGCGAGAGATTAAAGAAGTGGCCAACAAGA TGAAATTGGAAAGGTTTGAAATACCCATCAAAGTACGGTTAAGCCCTGAACCATGGACCCCGGAGACTGGGTTAGTAACAGATGCTTTcaaactgaaaaggaaagaactgaaaaaccATTACCTCAACGACATCGAAAGAATGTATGGAGGCAAATAA
- the ACSL4 gene encoding long-chain-fatty-acid--CoA ligase 4 isoform X2: MAKRLKAKPTSDKPGSPYRSVTHLDSLAHINIPGADTLDKLFDHALAKFGKKDCLGTREILSEENEMQPNGKVFKKLILGAYRWLSYEEVNEKVNRLGSGLTALGLTPKSTVVIFCETRAEWMIAALTCFKYNFPLVTLYATLGEEAVTYGLNECGASYLVTSVELLESKLKAALPQVSCLKHIIYVDKKTINKSEYPENVEIHSMQAVEELGAKPENSSILPSRPVPTDLALVMYTSGSTGRPKGVMMMHKNLIAGMTGQCERIPGLGPKDTYIGYLPLAHVLELTAEISCITYGCRIGYSSPLTLSDQSSKIKKGSKGDCTVLKPTLVAAVPEIMDRIYKNVMSKVQEMNYVQRTLFKIGYDYKLEQIKRGYDAPLCNVLLFKKVKALLGGNVRMMLSGGAPLSPQTQRFMNICFCCPVGQGYGLTETCGAGTITEASDYSTGRVGAPLICCEIKLRDWQEGGYTNKDKPNPRGEIIIGGPNVSMGYFKNEEKTTEEFYVDENGQKWFCTGDIGEFHPDGCLQIIDRKKDLVKLQAGEYVSLGKVEAALKNCPLIDNICAYAKSDQSYVISFVVPNQKKLTALAEQKGISGTWVDICNNPTIEAEILREIKEVANKMKLERFEIPIKVRLSPEPWTPETGLVTDAFKLKRKELKNHYLNDIERMYGGK, from the exons ATGGCAAAACGTTTAAAAGCTAAACCCACCTCGGACAAACCTGGAAGCCCCTACCGTTCCGTCACTCATCTTGACTCTCTAGCACACATAAACATTCCTGGAGCGGACACGTTGGACAAGCTGTTTGACCATGCTTTAGCAAAGTTTGGGAAGAAGGACTGTCTTGGAACCAGAGAAATACTgagtgaagaaaatgaaatgcaaccAAATGGAAAAGTGTTCAAAAAG TTAATTTTAGGAGCTTACAGATGGTTGTCCTATGAAGAAGTAAATGAGAAAGTGAATCGCTTGGGGAGTGGACTGACTGCCCTGGGACTAACCCCAAAGAGCACCGTCGTCATATTCTGTGAGACCCGAGCAGAATGGATGATTGCAGCTCTCACTTGCTTCAAGTACAACTTTCCTC TTGTTACGTTGTACGCCACCCTGGGTGAAGAGGCAGTAACCTATGGTCTCAATGAGTGTGGAGCATCGTATCTGGTCACTAGTGTAGAACTTCTCGAGAGCAAACTTAAG GCTGCATTGCCACAAGTTTCCTGTCTTAAACACATCATTTATGTGGACAAGAAGACTATCAATAAATCAGAATACCCTGAAAATGTGGAGATTCACAGCATGCAGGCAGTAGAAGAGCTGGGAGCCAAACCAGAAAACT CAAGCATTCTGCCAAGCAGACCTGTTCCTACAGACTTGGCTTTAGTGATGTACACCAGTGGCTCTACTGGGAGACCTAAAGGAGTGATGATGATGCATAAAAACTTAATAGCTGGAATGACGGGACAGTGTGAGAGAATACCTGGACTGGG ACCCAAGGATACTTACATCGGTTATTTGCCTCTGGCCCATGTACTGGAATTGACAGCAGAAATCTCTTGCATCACGTACGGCTGCAGGATTGGCTACTCCTCTCCACTCACACTGTCCGACcag TCAAGTAAAATTAAGAAGGGAAGCAAAGGAGACTGTACTGTACTTAAGCCTACACTGGTGGCAGCTGTGCCT GAAATAATGGACAGAATTTACAAAAACGTCATGAGTAAAGTTCAAGAGATGAACTATGTTCAGAGAACTCTGTTCAAGATAGGCTATGACTACAAATTGGAACAAATCAAGAGGGGATACGATGCACCTCTGTGTAACGT ACTATTGTTTAAAAAAGTAAAGGCACTACTGGGAGGGAATGTCCGTATGATGCTTTCTGGAGGGGCACCACTCTCGCCTCAAACACAAAGATTCATGAACATCTGTTTTTGCTGTCCTGTTGGTCAAGGCTATGGACTAACAGAAACATGTGGAGCTGGAACAATTACAGAAG CATCCGATTACAGCACTGGCAGAGTTGGAGCTCCTCTTATTTGTTGTGAAATAAAACTGAGAGACTGGCAAGAAG ggGGCTATACTAATAAAGACAAGCCTAATCCTAGAGGAGAAATTATAATTGGTGGACCTAATGTCTCAATGGGATATTTTAAAAACGAAGAGAAGACAACGGAAGAGTTCTACGTTGATGAGAATGGTCAGAAATGGTTCTGTACAGGAGATATAGGGGAATTTCATCCGGATGGGTGCCTGCAGATCATAG ATCGCAAGAAAGACTTGGTAAAGCTCCAAGCAGGAGAATACGTATCTCTGGGCAAAGTAGAGGCAGCACTGAAGAACTGTCCATTGATTGACAATATCTGTGCTTACGCCAAAAG TGACCAGTCTTACGTGATCAGTTTCGTGGTTCCTAATCAGAAGAAGCTGACAGCATTAGCTGAGCAGAAAGGCATCAGTGGAACCTGGGTAGATATTTGTAACAATCCTACAATCGAAGCTGAAATACTGCGAGAGATTAAAGAAGTGGCCAACAAGA TGAAATTGGAAAGGTTTGAAATACCCATCAAAGTACGGTTAAGCCCTGAACCATGGACCCCGGAGACTGGGTTAGTAACAGATGCTTTcaaactgaaaaggaaagaactgaaaaaccATTACCTCAACGACATCGAAAGAATGTATGGAGGCAAATAA